TCCGACGCGCAGTACAACTACGCGGACGCGCCTGCCGAGCTTGTTGCTCGCACGAACGCGCTCGCTGACGTCTGCGAACGCTACGGCGTCACGCTGCCAGACGCTGCGCTGGCATTCGCGCTCCGGCAACCGGGCGTTGCCTCGGTCGTCGTCGGTGCGTCGCGTTCAACGCATATCCCCGACACGTCCGCGCGGTACGAGACCGCCGTTCCTGACGCGCTCTGGCAAGACCTCGTGTCGAGTGGGCTCATCGACGAGCGCGCGTTTGGCTAGCACGCCCTCGGCGCTAGCTCGACTGGTCCGCGAGCCGCACGAGGCGTTCGTGACCACTCTCTTCGAGCTCCACAACGTCGGAGCGCGAGCGGAGGAAGTCGGAGAACGAGCGGAACCCGAGCGCCTTCTCGTTGAACGACGGGTCCATCCGGCGCATCTGCTGCTTCACCGCCGAGCTGTAGAGCCAGCCCGAGTCGTCAGTGTCCTGGCTCAGCCAGAGCGCGCGGATGAGCAGGCCAGTGACGGCGATGTCGCGCTCCTCCTCACTCTCAAACTCTGAATCGAGCGCGTCATCGTCGTGGTCTTCGGCAAACGACGTGTGAGCGCCAGAGGCGGCCTTGCTATCCGGCTGCGTCTGCTCAGTCTGCTGCGTTTGTTGGCCCTGCTGGTCTTGTTTGTTCGACTGGGCACGGCGGCTTCCCGAGCGCCCCGGTTCGGGGGACTTCGCGTCGGCGCCCTCTCCAGAAGCCGCGCCCGAGGTTCCGGCCTCGGTTTCAGCCTCAGCCCGAACGGGCTCATCGGCGGCCTGGTCCTCGGAGCGCCCTGATCCCCCGCGCTTCGAACCGCCGCGGCCGCGTTTCGGTTTGTCGTCTTCGCCTCGCTGACGGGGAGGCTGCACGCCGGGGAGTGAGTCGTAGCTCGTGAACTCGTCGCACGCAGCGGCAAGAGACTTCGCGGTCGAGCCCGCGACGCCCACACCAACAACGTACCGGCCGAGTCGCTTGCAGCGTTGCGCGAGCGGCACGTAGTCGGAGTCGCCAGCGACGATGATCACGTGGGTGAGGTCTTCGAGCCTGAACATGTCTTCGACGGCATCGACGGCGAGACGGATGTCAGCGCCGTTCTTCGCGTAGGCCGCCGCGGGGAAAAGCTGCACGAGGTCCACAGCACGCGCGACGAGCTGCGAACGGTACTCCGCGTTCATCGGCGCCGACCAATCGGCGTACGCGCGCGTCAGCACCAGCGTGCCGAACGATGACGCATAGTCGATGATCGCGCCGACGTCGACGACGGCGGCTTCGAGCCGCGCAGTGATCTCGGGATCGCGGTCACCCTCGGCGATCCGCTGCCTGTCGCGCGAGAACGAGTTTCTCCCGTGCACGCGGTCGTACCACGAGAGCACGATGTTATCGAAGTCGAGGTAGACCGCTACGCGACCGTTCTGCATATCAAGCACACACCCAGTGTCGCAGGTTCTCGCGCGTATTCGCAGCACATCTACGAGACAGCCTCCAGGACTTACCCCAGTCCCACCCAATGCAAACAACAAAAAGAATGCCGGGTGCTACGTGCACCCGGCATTCACATCGCAGATCTCAGGGCGTTTGCGTGAGGCCCGGGATTACTCCCACTCGATGGTCCCCGGCGGCTTCGACGTCACGTCGAGCACAACGCGGTTCACGTCGGGCACCTGGTTCGTGATCTTGTTCGAGATGCGCGCGAGCACGTCGTACGGGACGCGAGTCCAGTCGGCGGTCATCGCGTCTTCGCTCGACACGGGGCGCAGCACGATCGGGTGGCCGTAGGTGCGGCCATCGCCCTGGACGCCGACCGAGCGGACGTCGGCGAGCAGCACGACGGGGCACTGCCAGATCGAATCGTCGAGGCCGGCGGCGGTGAGCTCAGCGCGCGCAATCGCGTCTGCTTCGCGGAGGATATCGAGACGCTCGCGAGTCACCTCGCCAACGATACGGATGCCGAGGCCGGGGCCGGGGAACGGCTGTCGGCCAACGATCGCCTCAGGCAGGCCGAGCTCGCGCCCGATCGCCCGAACCTCATCCTTGAAGAGCGCACGCAGCGGCTCGATGAGCTCGAAGTCGAGGTCCTCGGGCAGCCCGCCAACGTTGTGGTGGCTCTTGATGTTTGCGGTGCCTGCGCCGCCGCCCGACTCAACCACGTCGGGGTAGAGCGTGCCCTGCACGAGGAACTTGATGGGCTCGCCCTCGGCCTTCGCCTCGGCCACGAGGTCAAGCTGCACCTTCTCGAACGCGCGAATGAACTCGCGGCCGATGATCTTGCGCTTCTCCTCGGGGTCGGTGACCCCCGCGAGGTGCCCAAGGAAGATGTCGGCCGCGTCGACGGTGATGAGCCGCACGCCGGTCGACGCCACGTAGTCGCGCTCGACCTGCTCGCGCTCACCCTTGCGCAGCAGCCCATGATCAACGAAGACCGCGGTGAGCTGGTCGCCGATCGCCTCGTGCACAAGCGCCGTCGAAACCGCCGAGTCCACGCCGCCCGAGAGCGCCGAGATCACCCGAGCGTTGCCGACCTGCGCGCGAATCGCCTCAATCTGCTCAGCGATCACATTGCCTGCGTTCCAGTCGGCCGGGATACCGGCGACGGTGTGCAGGAAGTTCTCGAGAATGCGCTGGCCATGCTCGGAGTGCTTCACCTCGGGGTGCCACTGCACGCCGTACATCTTGCGCTCGGGCGAGCCGAAGGCCGCGACCGGGGTAACCGAGGTGCTTGCGAGCACGTCGAACCCCTCGGGCGCCTGCTGCACGGCATCGCCGTGGCTCATCCAGACGTTCTGGTTCTCAGGCTGGCCCGCGAGGATCGCGCCGCCGCCACCAAGCACCTGGGCCTCGGTTGCGCCGTACTCGCGGTCCCCCGTGTTGCCAACGGTGCCGCCAAGAGCGCGCGCCATGACCTGGAAGCCGTAGCAGATGCCGAGCGCCGGGATGCCGAGGTCAAAGATCGCGTCGTCAAATGCCGGCGCCCCCTCCTCGTACACCGACGATGGGCCGCCCGAGAGCACAATGCCTGCGGGGTTCTTCGCGCGGACCTCGTCTGCGCTGATGGTGTGCGGAACGAGCTCGGAGTACACCCCGGCCTCGCGTACACGCCTGGCGATCAGCTGCGCGTACTGCGCACCGAAATCGACGACGAGAACGGGCCGGTGCCCGTCGTGCGCTACTTCTGTCATGCTTTGCCTTCCTGGCGATCTGGGTCAGCGGGTGCGGCGGAGTCGGCGAGAGCCGCCTCCTTCGCATCCAAAAACTGCGTAACCTCGCGGGCGATGCGCCCTTCGAGGATGAATGAGAGGAACGGGATCACGCCGCCGAGCGCGAGCAGCAGGAACTTGCCGAAGTTCCACCGCATCGGGCTCCAGAGCATGAAGTTCGCAATGAGGTACACGACGTAGAACCAGCCGTGCGCGATCAGGATCGCTTTGAAGAGGTCGAAGCCCTCGCGCACAAACTCAGCTTCCTGGCCCTTCGGGATCGTCGGGAGGAACTCGGCGAAGCCGTTCGGAGTGAACAGGAACAACTCGACCTTGAAGGCGTACTTCATGACCATCACCGCGCAGAGCAGCAGGAGCATGATCCCGGTGATGACCGAGGTGACCTTGTACACGCGCAGCGAACGGCGAATGCGGGGGTAGTCCTCGGGCTTGGGCTGGAGTTGCATGACTTCCATTCTATGGTTTAGGTGTGGTGCCGGTTTCACCGGCGGCGGCGACTTCCTCGGCCTGAGCCGCAGCGGTCAGCAGGAGAATTTCGTGTTCCTTCTCCCAGGCGTCGCGCGCGAGCCGGTACCAGAGGAACAGCGCGACACCGGCGAACACGACCCACTCGATCGCGTAGAACACGTTGAGCCAGCTCACCTTCTCGGGAGCGCTCGGCGCGACGGAGTCGATCGGGGTCAGGCCGACGCCCGCGAGGTCGGGGGCGTCGCCCGCGTCGTGCAGCACGAGGTAGCCGCCGTAGATCGGGCCAGCCGGCGTGGTGGCCCACTCGTTCACAAGGAACGCAGGCACCATCGTGCGCATCGAGTGCGGGTCGACGTCGGGCCTTGGCATCTCCGGAGCCTCGGCCGGCAGGTAGCGCCCCTCGAGCGCGCGCACGGTGTCGGCGGGAAGGCCGTTGAGCCGATCAGCCGCAGCCCGCGCCTCGGCGTCGCTCGGGGCCCAGCCGACAGCTACCGCGAGGCTCGCATTGTCTTGCTCGCTACGCACGAGGTGACCGACGACCCAGGCGCCCTGAGTGCGCGCGGCCGACTCATCGGGGCCCCGGTTCATGCGGTCGCTCACGACGGCGAAGTCGCCCGGCGCGAACGCACCCTCAACTGACACCACAGCGCCGGCCGCGATCTCGGGGATGCCTGCCATCGGCTCCGTGAGGTCGTCAATCGGGCGCACGGTCTCCGTGGCCGTGAGGTCGTCGACGTTGTCGCGGATCGCATTACCCATCTGCCACTGGCCGAGCCACGCGAACACGGCAGCGACGACCATTGCAAGCACGAGCGCCGCGATCCACTGGGGCCGCCGCATGACCTGCCCGAGTGTCGGCTCCCCGAGATACTCGGGCGTCCGCGATGCCATTGCTAGCGCTCAGCGTGAACGATGTCGACCCGCTGGAACTCCTTCACGTCGGAGTAGCCTGTCGTCGCCATAGCGCGGCGCAGTGCGCCGAGCAGGTTGGCGCTGCCATCGGCGATATTCGCGGGGCCGTTCATGATCTCCGCGAGCGGCGCGAGCGGCTCGACCGCGACGCGGCGACCGCGGGGCAGGTCGTCGTGGTGTGCCTCCTGGCCCCAATGCCAGCCGCGGCCCGGAGCATCGGTTGCGCGCGCGAGGGCCGCACCGAGCATCACCGCGTCGGCGCCGCACGCGATCGCCTTTACGAGGTCGCCCGAGGTCCCGAGGCCGCCATCCGCGATGACGTGCACGTAGCGCCCGCCCGATTCGTCGAGGTAGTTGGTGCGAGCCCCCGCGACGTCGGCAATCGCGCTTGCCATTGGTGCGCGGATTCCGAGCGTCACGCGCGTCGTCGACGACGCTCCCCCACCGAAACCGACGAGGACGCCCGCGGCGCCGGTGCGCATGAGGTGCAGCGCCGACTGGTAGGTCGCAGCGCCGCCGACAATGACGGGGACGTCAAGTTCGTAGATGAACTGCTTGAGGTTGAGCGGCTCGCGCCCCTTCACCGAGACGTGCTCGGCCGAGACAGTGTTGCCGCGGATGACGAAGAGATCGACGCCGGCCTTCACGACCGTGTCGGTGAACTCCGCGGTGCGGTGCGGCGAGAGCGCGCCCGCCACGGTCACGCCTGCGTCGCGAATCTCGGCGAGGCGGTCACGAATCAGCTCTGGCTTGATCGGCGCAGCGTAGAGCTCGCGCATCCGCTTCACTGCCGCAACCTCGTCGTCGATGCGCGCGATTTCCTCGAGCAGCGGCTCGGGGTTCTCGTGCCGCGTCCAGAGGCCCTCAAGGTTCAGGACACCCAGGCCGCCGAGCTGGCCGAGCTGGATCGCGGTGGCCGGTGACATCACCGAGTCCATCGGCGCGCCCATGACCGGAATGTCGAACTGGAACGCGTCAATCGTCCAGGAGGTGGAGACGAGCTCTGGGTCGCGGGTACGCCGCGTTGGCACAATGCCGATCTCGTCGAATGTATAGACACGGCGGGCGCGCTTTCCGCGACCAATCTCGATCTCGTTGCTCACCCAGACAGTCTATCTGGTGCGCGAGCGCTCCATCCTGAGACGCCCCTCCTTGTCGCCCGGGGCGACAATATCGCCCACATCAGCTATCATCACCATTAAGCGATGAATCATGGTATCGAGAGGACAGCGAAATGGGCATGGGCCACAACCACGATCACGGCGCGGGAAACCTGCAGACAGCAACGGGAAGCCACCGAAAGCGGCTCTTTGTGGTGCTCGCGATCTACGCGGCGATCATCGTCGCCCAAGTCATCGGGTCACTCGTGACGAACAGCCTCGCCCTCGCGGCCGAGGCGATGCACATGGCTGTCGACGCGAGCGGGATCCTCATCGCCCTCATCGCGACGTTCTTCGCGACGCGCGCGGCGACCGCGAAGCGCAGCTACGGGCTAATGCGCGCCGAGATCGTCGCCGTGCTCATCAACTGCCTGCTGCTCTTTGGGCTCGGCGGGTACATCCTGTTCGAAGCGGTCGAGCGCTGGTTCAACCCGGGCGACGTCGCGGGCGGTGGCGTCATCGCGTTCGCGGTCGTCGGCCTCATTGGCGCCGCGACCTCGCTCGTGATCCTCAGCCGCGGCGCGAAGGAGAGCCTGAACGTGAAGGCGGCATTCCTCGAGGTGATGAGTGACGGGATCGGCGCTGCCGCGATCATCGTGTCGGGCATTCTCAACGTGACGCTCGGTTGGAACCGGGGCGACGCGATCGCTGCCGCCGCGATCGGCGTCATCATCCTGCCGCGCGCGTTCATGCTGCTGAAGCAGGCCATCAACCTCATCATGCAGGGGGTGCCGCAGGGCATCGACCTCGATGAGGTCCGCGCGAGCATCACCGACACCGATGGTGTCGATGAGGTGCACAGCCTGCACGTCTGGGGCCTGACGAGTGGCGTCTCCGTCATGTCGGCGCACGTCGTGCCCTCTCCCACGACCGAGACCGCGGGTGGCCACTCGCGCTTGCTCGATGAACTCACTACCACGATGCGGGAGCAGTATGGGATCGAGCACTGCACGTTCCAGTTCGAGGAGCGAGCTCACATCGAGCACGAGGGGCTCATGCACCGCGAGCTCGCTTCCTCCCGGCAGTCCGCGTGATCGGGCCCTCGCACGGCGGGCAGTATCATCGATGCATGACGAACGAAGCGGGAACGGCTGACGGGGATCGAGCGAGCGAGCTCGAGGCGCTCGCACCAGCGACCTGCCTCTTCCACAGCTTCAGCGACCCGTCGCGACTCGTCATTCTCCAGCACCTGCAGCTCGGCGAGCACCGTGTCGTCGACCTCACAGAGCACCTCGGGCTCTCCCAGAGCACCGTCTCGAAGCACCTCGCGAAGCTCAAGGACGCCGGGCTCGTTACCTCGCGCCCCCAGGGCAGGGCCTCGGTGTACTCGCTACTGCATGGCGAGGCCGTCACGCAGCTGTTTGCCGCGGCCGAGCAACTGCTCGCGCTCACGGGCGACCACGTCGCGCTCTGCCCCGTGCACGGCAAAGGGGCCGCGGCAGAATCGAACTGATTCCTCCGCGACCCCTCGCGCCGCTGGGCTCCCCTACTTGCGGTAGTTCGGTGCCTCGACGACCATCTGGATGTCGTGCGGGTGGCTCTCCTTGAGCCCGGCCGAGGTGATGCGCACGAACTGGCCGCGCTCCTTCAGCTCGGTCACGGAGCGCGCGCCAACGTAGAACATCGACTGGCGCAGGCCGCCGACCATCTGGTGCGCGACGGCGCCGACGGGGCCGCGGTACGGCACCTGGCCCTCGATGCCCTCGGGGATGAGCTTCTCGTCGCTCGGGACGTCTGCCTGGAAGTAGCGGTCCTTCGAGTACGAGGTGCGCTCTCCACGGGTCTGGAGCGCGCCGAGCGAGCCCATGCCGCGGTAGGTCTTGTACTGCTTGCCGCCGACGAAGACGAGGTCGCCCGGGCTCTCATCGGTGCCCGCGAGCAGCGAACCCATCATGACCGACGACGCGCCAGCAACGAGTGCCTTTGCGATGTCGCCCGAGTACTGCAGGCCACCGTCAGCGATCACGGGCACCCCTGCGGGCGTCGCCGCCTTCGCCGCCTCGTAGACCGCGGTCACCTGGGGCACACCGACGCCTGCGATCACGCGGGTCGTGCAGATCGAGCCCGGCCCAACGCCGACCTTCACAGCGTCAGCGCCAGCGTCAACGATCGCCTTCGCGCCGTTGTAGGTCGCCACGTTGCCGCCGATCACGTCGACGCCAGCGAACGCCGGGTCGCCCTTGATCTTCGCGATGATGTCGAGCACGCCCTTCGAATCGCCGTTGGCGGTGTCAACAACGAGCACGTCGACGCCTGCCTCGAGGAGCGAGCCAGCGCGCTTCCACGCGTCACCGAAGAACCCGACAGCGGCACCGACGCGCAGCCGACCGGCGTCATCTTTCGTCGCGAGCGGGTACTGCTCTTCCTTGTCGAAGTCCTTCACGGTGATGAGCCCGGTGAGGCGTCCCTCACCGTCGACGAGCGGCAGCTTCTCGATCTTGTGCTGCTTGAACAGCTCGGCAGCCTCGTCCTTGGAGATCCCGGCGGGAGCCGTGATGAGCGGCATGCGGGTCATCGCCTCAGACACGCGAACGTTCGCGCGGTCCTTGGGATCGATGAAGCGCATGTCGCGGTTCGTGATAATTCCGAGCAGGATCCCGGCGGAGTCGACGACGGGCAGGCCCGACACCCGGTACTCGCCGCAGATCGCGTCGACCTCAGCGACCGTCGCATCGACAGTCGTCGTCAGCGGGTTCGTGATCATGCCGGCTTCCGACCGCTTCACGCGGTCGACCATCTCCGCCTGATCCTGAATTGACAGGTTTCGGTGCAGGATGCCGAGGCCGCCGTTGCGGGCCATGGCAACCGCCATGCGCGTCTCAGTCACGGTGTCCATTGCGGCCGAAATGAGCGGCATCGCAAGTCGCACGCGCCTCGTGAGCTGCGTCGAGGTATCCGCCTCGCTCGGGATGACATCCGTGTGCGCGGGCAGCAGCAGCACGTCGTCGTAGGTGAGTCCTGTGAACGCGAAGGGGTCACGCTGTTCCATACAACCTCTTTAATGCTCGTGGCGTCGTCGAAGACTATCTAGTCTAAGGGAATGGGGCCTGTGTGAGGCTGATGGGCGAGGTCCGCGCTTGGCGAACGCCGCAGCCTCAAGATCATGTCGGCGATGAGGAACATCAGGGCGATCCAGACGGCAATGAAGCCGACCCAGCGCTCGACAGGCAGGTCCTCGTGCATGATGAAGTATCCGAACAGGAACCCGAGCACTGGGGTGAGGAACTGCAGGAAGCCGACGTAGGTGAGTGGGAGCCTGCGCGCGGCCTCGCCGAAGAGGATCAACGGGATCGCCGTGAGCAGCCCGCTCACGAGCACGAGCGCGGTGATTCCACCGCCGTGCGAGAAGGCCGTGAGGCCCGCGACCGAGCCAACAATGGCGAGCTGGACGAGGCCGATCGGCACAGATACCAGGGTCTCAACGGTGAGCCCGGTCACCCCGTCAACGTCTTCAATGCGCTGGTGCACGACGCCGTACAGCCCAAATGAGAGCGCGAGGCCGAGCGCGATCCAGGGCACCTTGCCGTACGAGATCGCCGAGTACAGC
This portion of the Leucobacter komagatae genome encodes:
- a CDS encoding NYN domain-containing protein — its product is MQNGRVAVYLDFDNIVLSWYDRVHGRNSFSRDRQRIAEGDRDPEITARLEAAVVDVGAIIDYASSFGTLVLTRAYADWSAPMNAEYRSQLVARAVDLVQLFPAAAYAKNGADIRLAVDAVEDMFRLEDLTHVIIVAGDSDYVPLAQRCKRLGRYVVGVGVAGSTAKSLAAACDEFTSYDSLPGVQPPRQRGEDDKPKRGRGGSKRGGSGRSEDQAADEPVRAEAETEAGTSGAASGEGADAKSPEPGRSGSRRAQSNKQDQQGQQTQQTEQTQPDSKAASGAHTSFAEDHDDDALDSEFESEEERDIAVTGLLIRALWLSQDTDDSGWLYSSAVKQQMRRMDPSFNEKALGFRSFSDFLRSRSDVVELEESGHERLVRLADQSS
- the guaA gene encoding glutamine-hydrolyzing GMP synthase, translating into MTEVAHDGHRPVLVVDFGAQYAQLIARRVREAGVYSELVPHTISADEVRAKNPAGIVLSGGPSSVYEEGAPAFDDAIFDLGIPALGICYGFQVMARALGGTVGNTGDREYGATEAQVLGGGGAILAGQPENQNVWMSHGDAVQQAPEGFDVLASTSVTPVAAFGSPERKMYGVQWHPEVKHSEHGQRILENFLHTVAGIPADWNAGNVIAEQIEAIRAQVGNARVISALSGGVDSAVSTALVHEAIGDQLTAVFVDHGLLRKGEREQVERDYVASTGVRLITVDAADIFLGHLAGVTDPEEKRKIIGREFIRAFEKVQLDLVAEAKAEGEPIKFLVQGTLYPDVVESGGGAGTANIKSHHNVGGLPEDLDFELIEPLRALFKDEVRAIGRELGLPEAIVGRQPFPGPGLGIRIVGEVTRERLDILREADAIARAELTAAGLDDSIWQCPVVLLADVRSVGVQGDGRTYGHPIVLRPVSSEDAMTADWTRVPYDVLARISNKITNQVPDVNRVVLDVTSKPPGTIEWE
- a CDS encoding DUF3817 domain-containing protein, yielding MQLQPKPEDYPRIRRSLRVYKVTSVITGIMLLLLCAVMVMKYAFKVELFLFTPNGFAEFLPTIPKGQEAEFVREGFDLFKAILIAHGWFYVVYLIANFMLWSPMRWNFGKFLLLALGGVIPFLSFILEGRIAREVTQFLDAKEAALADSAAPADPDRQEGKA
- a CDS encoding SURF1 family cytochrome oxidase biogenesis protein, which translates into the protein MASRTPEYLGEPTLGQVMRRPQWIAALVLAMVVAAVFAWLGQWQMGNAIRDNVDDLTATETVRPIDDLTEPMAGIPEIAAGAVVSVEGAFAPGDFAVVSDRMNRGPDESAARTQGAWVVGHLVRSEQDNASLAVAVGWAPSDAEARAAADRLNGLPADTVRALEGRYLPAEAPEMPRPDVDPHSMRTMVPAFLVNEWATTPAGPIYGGYLVLHDAGDAPDLAGVGLTPIDSVAPSAPEKVSWLNVFYAIEWVVFAGVALFLWYRLARDAWEKEHEILLLTAAAQAEEVAAAGETGTTPKP
- a CDS encoding GuaB3 family IMP dehydrogenase-related protein, whose translation is MSNEIEIGRGKRARRVYTFDEIGIVPTRRTRDPELVSTSWTIDAFQFDIPVMGAPMDSVMSPATAIQLGQLGGLGVLNLEGLWTRHENPEPLLEEIARIDDEVAAVKRMRELYAAPIKPELIRDRLAEIRDAGVTVAGALSPHRTAEFTDTVVKAGVDLFVIRGNTVSAEHVSVKGREPLNLKQFIYELDVPVIVGGAATYQSALHLMRTGAAGVLVGFGGGASSTTRVTLGIRAPMASAIADVAGARTNYLDESGGRYVHVIADGGLGTSGDLVKAIACGADAVMLGAALARATDAPGRGWHWGQEAHHDDLPRGRRVAVEPLAPLAEIMNGPANIADGSANLLGALRRAMATTGYSDVKEFQRVDIVHAER
- a CDS encoding cation diffusion facilitator family transporter: MGMGHNHDHGAGNLQTATGSHRKRLFVVLAIYAAIIVAQVIGSLVTNSLALAAEAMHMAVDASGILIALIATFFATRAATAKRSYGLMRAEIVAVLINCLLLFGLGGYILFEAVERWFNPGDVAGGGVIAFAVVGLIGAATSLVILSRGAKESLNVKAAFLEVMSDGIGAAAIIVSGILNVTLGWNRGDAIAAAAIGVIILPRAFMLLKQAINLIMQGVPQGIDLDEVRASITDTDGVDEVHSLHVWGLTSGVSVMSAHVVPSPTTETAGGHSRLLDELTTTMREQYGIEHCTFQFEERAHIEHEGLMHRELASSRQSA
- a CDS encoding ArsR/SmtB family transcription factor, with amino-acid sequence MTNEAGTADGDRASELEALAPATCLFHSFSDPSRLVILQHLQLGEHRVVDLTEHLGLSQSTVSKHLAKLKDAGLVTSRPQGRASVYSLLHGEAVTQLFAAAEQLLALTGDHVALCPVHGKGAAAESN
- the guaB gene encoding IMP dehydrogenase, giving the protein MEQRDPFAFTGLTYDDVLLLPAHTDVIPSEADTSTQLTRRVRLAMPLISAAMDTVTETRMAVAMARNGGLGILHRNLSIQDQAEMVDRVKRSEAGMITNPLTTTVDATVAEVDAICGEYRVSGLPVVDSAGILLGIITNRDMRFIDPKDRANVRVSEAMTRMPLITAPAGISKDEAAELFKQHKIEKLPLVDGEGRLTGLITVKDFDKEEQYPLATKDDAGRLRVGAAVGFFGDAWKRAGSLLEAGVDVLVVDTANGDSKGVLDIIAKIKGDPAFAGVDVIGGNVATYNGAKAIVDAGADAVKVGVGPGSICTTRVIAGVGVPQVTAVYEAAKAATPAGVPVIADGGLQYSGDIAKALVAGASSVMMGSLLAGTDESPGDLVFVGGKQYKTYRGMGSLGALQTRGERTSYSKDRYFQADVPSDEKLIPEGIEGQVPYRGPVGAVAHQMVGGLRQSMFYVGARSVTELKERGQFVRITSAGLKESHPHDIQMVVEAPNYRK
- the rarD gene encoding EamA family transporter RarD; the protein is MKDTRAGLGYGIGAYLIWGAFPLFFTLIAVVNPFEVVSWRVVTTLIVCAVIATVTRRWGLIANVLKQPKTFGLFALSSVLLYANWQIFVIGVISGHVLETALGYFINPLFTILFGVIFWREKLSRLQWIAVLIAGAGVLYSAISYGKVPWIALGLALSFGLYGVVHQRIEDVDGVTGLTVETLVSVPIGLVQLAIVGSVAGLTAFSHGGGITALVLVSGLLTAIPLILFGEAARRLPLTYVGFLQFLTPVLGFLFGYFIMHEDLPVERWVGFIAVWIALMFLIADMILRLRRSPSADLAHQPHTGPIPLD